Proteins found in one Triticum aestivum cultivar Chinese Spring chromosome 4D, IWGSC CS RefSeq v2.1, whole genome shotgun sequence genomic segment:
- the LOC123098324 gene encoding metal transporter Nramp2 — protein sequence MASRDLAESLLPGGGASASSSHDEYEERAYDSDDKVSISISDSEPDDDGDPGAARARPAFSWRKLWRFTGPGFLMCIGFLDPGNLEGDLQAGAAAGYQLLWLLLWATVMGALVQLLSARLGVVTGKHLAELCREEYPPWATRALWVMTELALVGADIQEVIGSAIAIKILSGGIVPLWGGVVITAFDCFIFLFLENYGVRKLEAFFGVLIATMAISFAIMFGETKPSGKELLIGLVVPKLSSKTIKQAVGIVGCIIMPHNVFLHSALVQSRKIDTKKKSRVQEAVYYYNIESILALIVSFFINICVTTVFAKGFYGSDKADNIGLENAGQYLQEKYGTALFPVLYIWAIGLLASGQSSTITGTYAGQFVMGGFLNLRLKKWLRAVITRSFAIIPTMIVALFFDTEDPTMDVLNESLNVLQSIQIPFALIPLITLVSSEQLMGSFVVGPITKVISWIVTIFLMLINGYLILSFYTNEVRGAVVRSSLCVVLAVYLAFIIYLILRNTTLYSRLRSSVSKSS from the exons ATGGCGTCCCGCGACCTCGCCGAGAGCCTGCTCCCCGGCGggggcgcctccgcctcctcctcccacgACGAGTACGAGGAGCGTGCGTACGACTCGGACGACAaggtctccatctccatctccgacTCGGAGCCCGACGACGACGGCGACCCCGGCGCCGCGCGCGCGCGCCCGGCCTTCTCCTGGCGGAAGCTCTGGCGCTTCACGGGGCCGGGCTTCCTCATGTGCATCGGCTTCCTCGACCCGGGCAACCTCGAGGGGGACCTGCAGGCGGGCGCCGCCGCCGGGTACCAGCTCCTCTGGCTGCTGCTCTGGGCCACGGTCATGGGCGCGCTCGTGCAGCTGCTCTCCGCGCGCCTCGGGGTCGTCACCGGGAAGCATCTCGCCGAGCTCTGCCGGGAGGAGTACCCGCCCTGGGCCACGCGCGCGCTCTGGGTCATGACGGAGCTCGCGCTCGTCGGCGCCGACATACAGGAGGTCATCGGCAGCGCGATTGCCATCAAGATCCTCTCCGGGGGCATCGTGCCGCTCTGGGGCGGCGTCGTCATCACCGCCTTCGACTG CTTCATCTTTCTATTCCTGGAGAATTATGGTGTGAGAAAATTGGAAGCGTTTTTCGGCGTCTTGATTGCAACCATGGCTATATCATTTGCGATCATGTTTGGTGAAACGAAGCCTAGTGGAAAGGAGCTTCTGATCG GTTTGGTGGTTCCAAAGCTGAGCTCAAAGACCATCAAGCAGGCGGTTGGAATTGTGGGCTGCATCATCATGCCCCATAATGTTTTCTTGCACTCAGCGCTAGTGCAGTCCAGGAAGATTGACACAAAAAAGAAATCGCGTGTTCAAGAAGCAGTGTACTATTACAACATTGAGTCGATTCTTGCTCTCATCGTCTCTTTCTTTATTAACATCTGCGTTACAACGGTATTCGCTAAAGGATTTTATGGATCCGACAAAGCTGATAACATAGGTCTTGAGAATGCTGGCCAGTACTTACAGGAGAAATATGGAACTGCTCTGTTTCCTGTCCTCTATATCTGGGCTATTGGGTTGTTAGCGTCTGGACAGAGCAGCACAATCACCGGCACATATGCCGGCCAATTCGTCATGGGAGGTTTCCTTAATCTTCGATTGAAGAAGTGGTTACGAGCAGTGATTACTCGAAGCTTTGCCATTATTCCAACTATGATTGTGGCTTTATTTTTTGATACTGAAGATCCTACCATGGACGTTCTGAACGAGTCACTCAATGTTCTTCAGTCCATTCAGATTCCATTTGCACTGATTCCTTTGATCACCCTTGTTTCGAGTGAGCAGCTCATGGGGTCATTCGTGGTCGGTCCTATCACCAAA GTGATAAGTTGGATCGTCACAATCTTTCTGATGCTCATCAACGGATACCTCATACTGTCCTTCTACACCAACGAAGTGCGGGGCGCAGTCGTTCGTTCAAGCTTGTGCGTCGTGCTGGCTGTTTACCTCGCGTTCATCATCTACCTCATCCTGAGGAACACCACACTGTATTCTCGCCTTCGCTCATCAGTCTCAAAGAGCTCATGA